Genomic segment of Ignavibacteriales bacterium:
AAGTTACAGCTCTGAACGTGATAAAGGTCAGGCGGATGCTATTAATAAAGGATTCAAACTCTCTACAAGTGATATAATGGCCTACTTGAATTCCGATGATATTTATTTACCCGGCACCTTCAATTACATTATTAATTATTTCAATACTCATTCTTCGGTTGATGTTGTTTATGGCCATCGTATTTTAATTAATGATTGTGATAAAGAAATTGGTCGTTGGATTTTGCCAAGACATGATAAAAAAGTTCTAGCGTGGGCAGATTTTATTCCTCAGGAAACTTTATTTTGGCGGCGCAGAATTTGGGAGAAGGTAGGCGGTAATCTTAATGATGAATTTAATTTTGCATTGGATTGGGATTTACTATTAAGATTTCAAGAAGCCGGAGCAATAATTAAAAGACTTCCGCGATTCCTGGCTGCATTTAGAGTTCATCCGCAACAAAAGACTTCTACACATATATCTTCATTGGGTGAATCAGAAATGAAAATAATAAGGGAAAAATACATCGGAAGAAATGTTTCTCATGCTGAAATAAACAAAAATATTTTTAATTACCTGGCTAAATCGGAGGTATATCATAAACTATATCAGTCGGGGATTTTAAGGAATAAGTAATTATTGTTTTTAATAGAAAATATTTTTGAATTAAATCATAGGTTAGAATGAATTCTCGAGTATTGGTTACAGGAGGAGCTGGATTTATCGGTTCTCATTTGGTTGATGAATTTTTGCTTCAAGGATATTCAGTTAGAGTAATTGATAATTTCTCTACAGGCAGCAGGAATAATATTAGACACGTTTTAGGTGAGGTTGAACTAATTGAAGGAGATATCCGAGATTATCAAACAGTTCTTAAAGCGGTAAAGAATATTGATATCATTGTTCATCAAGCAGCTTTACCATCAGTTCCAAGATCCGTATCTGATCCAATTACAACCAACGATGTTAATGTAAATGGGACACTTAATTTATTATGGGCAGCTGTAGAAGCCGGTACCGAGAAATTTCTGTTTGCATCATCTTCATCAATCTATGGCAATAGTGTGGAACTTCCAAAACATGAAAAATTGTGCCCGTGTCCATTATCTCCATATGCTGTTTCTAAGTTAACAGCAGAGAATTATTGTAAGGTATTTTCGAATACGTATGGGTTGAGAACAATTTGTCTGCGATATTTTAATGTATTCGGGCCGCGACAAGATCCGGCTTCAGAATATTCTGCAGTCATTCCAAAATTTATTAATATGATTGCTGACGATAAACAACCGATTATATATGGTGATGGATTACAATCTCGCGATTTCACTTTTGTGAAGAATGTTGTCAAAGGAAATTTATTGGCAATTAAAAGTAGTGCTGAAAAAAATCTGATAATGAATTGTGCTTGTAATGTATCAATTACTATTAATCAACTGGTGGAAGAAATAAATGGGATCTTGGGTAAAAATGCTGCGCCTATTTACTGGGAAAGCAGAACTTCAGATGTAAAACATTCATACGCGGATATTAAATTAGCTCTGGAAAAAATTTCCTATAGACCCGAAATTCAATTTAGAGAAGGTTTGGAAATAACCGTAAATAGTATGCTTAATAAATAAAGAGGTGTTTTTGAAAAATTTGACTGTTATTATTCCAGTATATAATGAAGAAACTGCGATAGAGAAAACTTTAATGGAATTAACGATTTATTCTGAAAAGAATAATTGGGAAGTATTAGTTGTAAATGATGGTTCAACTGATAACACAAAAAATATTCTTAACAGTATTTACTCTATTAAGGTAATTTATCACCCCTATAATAAAGGCTACGGAGCGGCTTTGAAGGCAGGAATAAAAAACGCTACAACAGATTTAATATGTTTTTATGATGCTGATGGCCAACACAATCCAAATGATGTCGAACAATTAATTCTTAATTTAGATAACTACGATATGTTGGTGGGAGAGAGACAGAAGGATTCTCATAAAGAGTGGGTTCGTAGACCGGGGAAATGGTTACTGTCCAAAGTAGCAAATTTTCTTACCGGAAGAAAAATACCGGATTTAAATTCTGGATTAAGACTCGTTAAGAGAAATGTAATATTAAAATTACTTCATTTATTCCCGGATGGATTTTCTTTTTCAACAACAAGTACAATAGCTTTTTTGAATTTGGGTTTAAATGTTGGTTATTACCCCATTAAAACTAATAAAAGAATAGGCAAAAGCTCCGTTAGGCAATTAAAGCATGGTTCAAATGTATTACTATTAATTCTGCGATTAATAATTCTTTTTAACCCCCTTAAGGTGTTTGTTCCTATTAGTTTTTTAATATTTATGCTTGGAATAATTTATGAGGTAATGCAGGGAATTGTCATGATTGAATCCGGGCATGAGAGATTAATACCCGGAGCATTTTTTTTAATGATAACAGGTATATTAATTTTCTTTTTTGGACTTGTCGTTGATCAGGTTTCCGAGATGCGTAAGCATCAATTTTACGAGTAAAACATGCCGGCAGAGGTTCACTACTACAAACAGGTTCCATTTGTTTATGCTTAATTTTATTGAAATCAATGATGAAAATTCGCGTCTTTGGAATAGTTTTATCTTTAGTCATACTGACGCATCTTACTCACATTTATATGAATGGAAAAAGATTCTGGAAGAATCCTATTCATTAAAGACAAAATATTTCGGTGCTTTAAACAATAATGATTTAACAGCTGTTCTTCCGGTCACCGTTATTAAATTGCCTTTTAACAAGTCAATAGGTTGTTCACTCCCGTTTTTAGGCTGCGCAGGTTTACTTAAGAACGAAAAATTTTTCACAATAAATGATTTTTTTCTAAACGTAACTAAAATTCTGGATGTTAAAAGTCTTGAAGTAAGAAGGATTGATCGTAAAGTAAAAGAATCAAAAGCTGGGATATACACATTAAAATTATTGCTGCCTGGTAATTCTTCCGTTCTTTGGGAAAATTTGGATCCAAAAGTGAGAAACCAAATTAGAAAAGCTCAAAAGTCCGGATTAACCGCTGAGTGGGGTATTGACCAACTTGATCAGTTCTATAGAGTCTATGCAAGAAATATGCATGATTTGGGTACGCCTGTTCATAGTAAAAAATTTTTTATAAAAATTATTCTTTATTTAAAAGAAAACGTTGATATTCTTTGTATTAGAAAAGATAGTAAAGTAATTGCATCAATGTTTCTTATTAAGTTCCGTGATTGTTTATCAGATCCTTGGGCATCTTCTGATAAAGAATATCTAAGCTATTGCCCGAATATGTTAATGTATTGGGAAGCACTTAAATATGGTTGTGAAAACAGGTTCATCGAATTTGATTTCGGAAGAAGTCATATTGACGCCGGTACTTATAAATTTAAAACGCAATGGGGAGCCCAACCAATACCGCTTATCTATGATTTATATTCATTTGATAATAGGGAAAGAGAATCCGCAATTACATCTTATCGCGGTAAGAAAGCTGCACTATTCAGTCATATATGGAAACATATTCCATTTAAAATTACTTTATGGCTTGGACCAAAATTAAGAAAGTATATACCATAGTATTACATCAGTAAAAATTTAATGTTTTCGTTTTAATAATCGTTTAGTTCATAGTGATTAGTAATATGGAGAAAAAAAAATATATCAAATGGTTTCAAATTTTCGGAATCATTTTATTTATTATAATTCTAACAAGACTTGATTTCGGTAGAATTGAGAATCAACTAATTCATTTTAAATGGGTATGGTTAAGCGTTTATGCATTAAGCTTGATTCTAATGTTGCTGTTCAAAGTGTTGAGATGGGGGACAGCCCTCTCGAGACAGGGGATTAATTATTCTATCAGTAAAGTTTTTGCTATTAATGCAATCACATCTTTTTGGGGAATTGTAACGCCAGGTAGACTTGGTGAGTTTGGGAAAGTATTGTTTTTGCAGAAAGATAATTATTCATTCGCGAAAAGTTCTGTCAGTATTATTATTGATAGACTATACGATATTACTATTCTTTTATTCCTAGGGATATTTTCATTGGTATATTTTTTTTCTTTATTAGATCCGAACATTGGAATTTTCGTAACTATTTTTATTTTAATAATAGGTTGTCTGATTTTAATTTATTTCCTTAAAAAAGATTTGCGGGATTTATTAAAAAAAGCAGTAAAGTTTTTTCTTTCAAAAGAGAAATATAATAAGCTAGCTAAAGAATGGAATATTTTTAAATCCGATTTTGGGACAGTATTTTCTTCTACTATTGTACCAATGTTTTTATATTCAATATTAGCTTATTTATGTTACTATGTTCAAATTTATGTTGTTGCCTTAGGCTTTGGAGTTAACATTTCATTTATTTATTTAGGTTTATGTTCATCTTTAGCGGCACTTATTTCATTAATTCCTATCTCAATAGGGGGTTTGGGTACGCGGGAGGTAGTATTTCTTTTCTTACTTTCTAAAGTATCCATTTCTTCCGAAACAGCGGTATTAATTTCATTTATTGACGGCGGCGTTTTTGCTGTTATTATTACGGGGTTACTAGCATTAATCAGTCATTTTCTTTTAGAATTAAAATATAGATGAAACACCAAAGTTTAGTTAATAAAAATATAATTAGAAAAATTATTGATGTAATTTTTTTCCCTTTAAGAGCACTTTTTATTCCCGAAGAAAGTAAGTTCTTTTTAACATCATTAAGAAATGAAAGATTTGAGAAAGTGGCTGGCTTTTGTGAAGGAAGAGTACTTGATGTCGGATGCGGGAGAGGTAATTTGTTTATCAAAAAATACATTGGTGAAGACCGAGGAATAGGAATTGATTTATATGAATATGAGGGAGTAGAAATTGTATTAAAAGATTTTATTGTTTTACCTTTTGGTAATGATACGTTTGACACGTTGACTTTAATCGCCGTGGGGGGTCATATACCTAAGTGTGATAGAGATGCAGAATTTAAGGAATTTGCAAGGGTGTTAAAATCCGGCGGTAAATTAATTATGACTGAAGGAGAACCGATTACCCAATTCCTAACACATAAATGGAGAAAATTTTCGTATTTACTCGTCGGGAAAACAGATATGGATTCTGAAAGGGGGATGAAGGACGATGAGGAATTTTGTATGCCTTTCCACGATATTTTTCATTATTTAAATAAACCTCCTCTGAAATTTTCAAAAAGAATTAAATTTATGTGGGGATTGAACAATATATATATAGCTCAAAAACATTAATCCATATTGCATCTTTTTTCTTCTTAGTTTAAAAATTTTATAAAGGAATTTTACAAGGGATTATAATTAATAAAGGAAATTTGATTTTGTCAACGGATGAGGTACTGGTCAACCTCTTAATAGATAAGTTTTTTAGAGTAAATGTTATTCTTATAGTTCAAATTAAACAATTTTTATTATTTTGAAAGCATGAAAAATTTTGCCCTCATTGGAATAGCAGGTTATATAGCACCCAGGCACTTGAAAGCAATAAAGGAAACTGGAAACCATCTTGTTGCTGCCGTTGACCCGCATGATTCTGCTGGTATTTTAGATAAGTATTTTTATGATGTTAGTTTTTTCACCGAATTTGAGAGATTTGACAGACATTTGGAGAAATTAAGAAGGAAAGATGATCCTCAAAAAGTAGACTATATTAGTATTTGTTCTCCCAACCATTTGCATGATGCACATATCAGATTTGCATTACGTATTGGGGCCGATGCTGTATGCGAGAAACCTTTGGTGATTAATCCATGGAATCTTGATGCATTGCAAGAGATAGAAAATGAAACGGGCAATAAGGTATATAATGTTTTACAACTAAGAGTTCATGATTCACTGAAAAATTTAAAACAAAAACTATCAACACAAAAAGCAAATTCAAAATATGATGTTGTTCTGACCTATATTACATCAAGAGGCCCATGGTATTATTATTCTTGGAAGGGTACTATCGAAAAATCCGGAGGAATTGCTACGAATATTGGTATCCATTTTTTTGATATGTTAATTTGGTTATTTGGAGAAGAAATATCCAGCGAAGTATATTTATCCCAGCCGAATAAGATGAGCGGATTCTTAGAATTAAAAAATGCTAATGTAAAGTGGTTCCTGTCAATTGATCGCAAGGACTTACCAATTGAAATGGAAAACACGGGAAATAATACTTATAGATCTGTAACAATTAATGAAGAAGAAATAGACTTTACACATGGTTTCGAGGATTTACATACTCAGATTTATAAAGATATCTTAACGGGTTGCGGATTCGGAATTGATGATGCAAGACCGTCTATAAAAGCAGCATATAATATCAGGCATGCAAAAATTTCTGAAAAGATAAAATATATACATCCATTGGCATTAAAAATAATTAAATCCACGAAAGGCATTATATAATTATTTTTTTATAAAATCCCAATTTCTGTTATTAGAGTTAAAAAAAATTTCTATTTAATAACAACCACATTTAATTATGTACAAAAAGAAAACTATTTGCGTTATAGTCCCAGCCTATAATGAGGAAACTCAAATTGGGAAAGTAATTACAACTATGCCCGCTTTCGTTGATAAGATTGTTATTATTGACGATAAAAGTAAAGACGGTACAGTGAAAGTTGTCAAAGGTTTTAAGAAGAATAATGACAAAATTGTTTTTATCCAGCACGAAAAAAATCAAGGTGTCGGCGGCGCAATTGCAACTGGTTATAAATGGGCAAGAGATAATGAGTTTGATGTTGCCGTTGTAATGGCTGGCGATGGGCAGATGGATCCTGATGATTTGGAAAATGTTATTAATCCTGTTGTAAGTGGAGAAGTTGATTTTACAAAGGGTAACCGCCTTATTACTGGGGAAGCGTTTAAAAAAATACCCAAGATCAGATACTTTGGAAATTCAATACTCTCGTTTTTAACTAAAATTGCTTCCGGCTACTGGCATGTCGCCGATTCACAATCTGGGTATACTGCAATCAACAAAAAAGCATTGCATATGCTTAATTGGGATTCTATGTACAAACGTTACGGACAGCCGAATGATTTATTAGTAAGACTTAATATATATAATCTCTGTGTAAGAGATGTTGAAGTAAAACCGGTTTATAACATTGGTGAAAAATCCGGTATTAGAATCTGGAAGGTGATATTTACTATAAGCCTGTTATTACTCAAGTTATTTTACTGGCGCTTGGCTGCAAAGTATATAATTCGTGACTTTCACCCATTG
This window contains:
- a CDS encoding glycosyltransferase family 2 protein; translated protein: MKNLTVIIPVYNEETAIEKTLMELTIYSEKNNWEVLVVNDGSTDNTKNILNSIYSIKVIYHPYNKGYGAALKAGIKNATTDLICFYDADGQHNPNDVEQLILNLDNYDMLVGERQKDSHKEWVRRPGKWLLSKVANFLTGRKIPDLNSGLRLVKRNVILKLLHLFPDGFSFSTTSTIAFLNLGLNVGYYPIKTNKRIGKSSVRQLKHGSNVLLLILRLIILFNPLKVFVPISFLIFMLGIIYEVMQGIVMIESGHERLIPGAFFLMITGILIFFFGLVVDQVSEMRKHQFYE
- a CDS encoding Gfo/Idh/MocA family oxidoreductase, which gives rise to MKNFALIGIAGYIAPRHLKAIKETGNHLVAAVDPHDSAGILDKYFYDVSFFTEFERFDRHLEKLRRKDDPQKVDYISICSPNHLHDAHIRFALRIGADAVCEKPLVINPWNLDALQEIENETGNKVYNVLQLRVHDSLKNLKQKLSTQKANSKYDVVLTYITSRGPWYYYSWKGTIEKSGGIATNIGIHFFDMLIWLFGEEISSEVYLSQPNKMSGFLELKNANVKWFLSIDRKDLPIEMENTGNNTYRSVTINEEEIDFTHGFEDLHTQIYKDILTGCGFGIDDARPSIKAAYNIRHAKISEKIKYIHPLALKIIKSTKGII
- a CDS encoding class I SAM-dependent methyltransferase; the encoded protein is MKHQSLVNKNIIRKIIDVIFFPLRALFIPEESKFFLTSLRNERFEKVAGFCEGRVLDVGCGRGNLFIKKYIGEDRGIGIDLYEYEGVEIVLKDFIVLPFGNDTFDTLTLIAVGGHIPKCDRDAEFKEFARVLKSGGKLIMTEGEPITQFLTHKWRKFSYLLVGKTDMDSERGMKDDEEFCMPFHDIFHYLNKPPLKFSKRIKFMWGLNNIYIAQKH
- a CDS encoding GNAT family N-acetyltransferase, producing the protein MLNFIEINDENSRLWNSFIFSHTDASYSHLYEWKKILEESYSLKTKYFGALNNNDLTAVLPVTVIKLPFNKSIGCSLPFLGCAGLLKNEKFFTINDFFLNVTKILDVKSLEVRRIDRKVKESKAGIYTLKLLLPGNSSVLWENLDPKVRNQIRKAQKSGLTAEWGIDQLDQFYRVYARNMHDLGTPVHSKKFFIKIILYLKENVDILCIRKDSKVIASMFLIKFRDCLSDPWASSDKEYLSYCPNMLMYWEALKYGCENRFIEFDFGRSHIDAGTYKFKTQWGAQPIPLIYDLYSFDNRERESAITSYRGKKAALFSHIWKHIPFKITLWLGPKLRKYIP
- a CDS encoding lysylphosphatidylglycerol synthase transmembrane domain-containing protein; translation: MEKKKYIKWFQIFGIILFIIILTRLDFGRIENQLIHFKWVWLSVYALSLILMLLFKVLRWGTALSRQGINYSISKVFAINAITSFWGIVTPGRLGEFGKVLFLQKDNYSFAKSSVSIIIDRLYDITILLFLGIFSLVYFFSLLDPNIGIFVTIFILIIGCLILIYFLKKDLRDLLKKAVKFFLSKEKYNKLAKEWNIFKSDFGTVFSSTIVPMFLYSILAYLCYYVQIYVVALGFGVNISFIYLGLCSSLAALISLIPISIGGLGTREVVFLFLLSKVSISSETAVLISFIDGGVFAVIITGLLALISHFLLELKYR
- a CDS encoding SDR family oxidoreductase; this encodes MNSRVLVTGGAGFIGSHLVDEFLLQGYSVRVIDNFSTGSRNNIRHVLGEVELIEGDIRDYQTVLKAVKNIDIIVHQAALPSVPRSVSDPITTNDVNVNGTLNLLWAAVEAGTEKFLFASSSSIYGNSVELPKHEKLCPCPLSPYAVSKLTAENYCKVFSNTYGLRTICLRYFNVFGPRQDPASEYSAVIPKFINMIADDKQPIIYGDGLQSRDFTFVKNVVKGNLLAIKSSAEKNLIMNCACNVSITINQLVEEINGILGKNAAPIYWESRTSDVKHSYADIKLALEKISYRPEIQFREGLEITVNSMLNK
- a CDS encoding glycosyltransferase family 2 protein, encoding MYKKKTICVIVPAYNEETQIGKVITTMPAFVDKIVIIDDKSKDGTVKVVKGFKKNNDKIVFIQHEKNQGVGGAIATGYKWARDNEFDVAVVMAGDGQMDPDDLENVINPVVSGEVDFTKGNRLITGEAFKKIPKIRYFGNSILSFLTKIASGYWHVADSQSGYTAINKKALHMLNWDSMYKRYGQPNDLLVRLNIYNLCVRDVEVKPVYNIGEKSGIRIWKVIFTISLLLLKLFYWRLAAKYIIRDFHPLVFFYALGFFLITVSFLLGIRLLYFFFVFNTIPSMNSIAFLFTSVTGLQSIFFAMWFDMFYNSDLKGKKNGE